From Brachionichthys hirsutus isolate HB-005 chromosome 2, CSIRO-AGI_Bhir_v1, whole genome shotgun sequence, one genomic window encodes:
- the klhl21 gene encoding kelch-like protein 21, which yields MEKPVLQAPPPTLPFFDASHAFNLLRGIHELRAERKFFDVTLCAEAREFHCHRTVLAAASTYFRAMFAGTLRESAMDRVVLHEVSAELLGLLVDFCYTGRVTVTQDNVDVLLKAADLFQFPSVKEACCAFLEQRLDVANCLEIREFAEAYACRELAASARRFALKNFMELAKGTDFERLPWKRLLEFVSDDALGVDKEETVYLTAARWVKADLQRRLHRWAELLQQVRLPFVRRFFLLAQVESDPLVYLSPACLRMVSEARSFQACEYDRHDRPCHRMRPRPSTGLAEILVVVGGCDQECDELVTVDCYNPQTGQWRYLAEFPDHLGGGYSIAALGSDMYVSGGSDGSRLYDGVWRYNSSVNEWTEVSPMLKAREYHSSCVLIGQLYVVASDSTERYDHVLDCWQALAPMLRPMDNCSTTACGGRLYAIGSLTGEDAMAIQSYDAGADRWAVVGCGQLPPWSFTPKTVTLKSLIYFIRDDSAEVDVYNPQKNKWDKISPMTQVHVGGSVTVLGGKLFVSGGYDNTFELSAVVEAYDPAARSWARSGRLPQPTFWHGSVSIFRQFMPLVSSALEPAPPPESHAVHLHRHHRHNHNNNLNQNQNQDVNAL from the exons ATGGAGAAGCCGGTTCtgcaggctccgcctcccacGCTGCCGTTCTTCGACGCGTCCCACGCCTTCAACCTGCTGCGGGGGATCCACGAGCTGCGAGCCGAACGCAAGTTCTTTGACGTGACGCTCTGCGCCGAGGCCCGCGAGTTCCACTGCCACCGCACGGTGCTCGCCGCCGCCAGCACCTACTTCCGGGCCATGTTCGCCGGGACCCTGAGGGAGAGCGCCATGGACCGGGTGGTTCTGCACGAGGTTTCGGCCGAGCTTCTGGGCCTGCTGGTGGACTTCTGCTACACGGGGCGGGTCACGGTGACCCAGGACAACGTGGACGTCCTGCTGAAGGCCGCCGACCTGTTCCAGTTCCCGTCGGTCAAAGAGGCGTGCTGCGCCTTCCTGGAGCAGCGGCTGGACGTCGCCAACTGCCTGGAGATCCGGGAGTTCGCCGAGGCCTACGCCTGCCGGGAGCTAGCGGCTAGCGCTCGCCGCTTCGCCCTCAAGAACTTCATGGAGCTGGCCAAAGGGACGGACTTCGAGCGGTTGCCGTGGAAGCGCCTCCTGGAGTTCGTGTCGGACGACGCGCTGGGCGTGGACAAGGAGGAGACGGTCTACCTGACGGCGGCGCGCTGGGTGAAGGCGGACCTCCAGAGGAGGCTGCACCGCTGGGCCGAGCTCCTGCAGCAGGTCCGCCTCCCCTTCGTCCGGCGGTTCTTCCTGCTGGCGCAGGTGGAGAGCGACCCGCTGGTCTACCTGTCGCCCGCCTGCCTCCGCATGGTGAGCGAGGCGCGCAGCTTCCAGGCCTGCGAGTACGACCGCCACGACCGGCCCTGCCACCGCATGCGGCCGCGCCCGTCCACGGGGCTGGCCGAGatcctggtggtggtggggggctgCGACCAGGAGTGCGACGAGCTGGTCACGGTGGACTGCTACAACCCCCAGACGGGCCAGTGGCGCTACCTGGCCGAGTTCCCCGACCACCTGGGGGGCGGCTACAGCATCGCCGCGCTGGGCAGCGACATGTACGTCTCGG GCGGCTCTGACGGCTCCCGCCTCTACGACGGCGTGTGGCGCTACAACTCGAGCGTGAACGAGTGGACGGAGGTGTCGCCCATGCTGAAGGCCCGCGAGTACCACAGCTCCTGCGTGCTGATTGGTCAGCTGTACGTGGTGGCGTCCGACAGCACCGAGCGCTACGACCACGTGCTGGACTGCTGGCAGGCCTTGGCGCCGATGCTGCGCCCCATGGACAACTGCTCCACCACCGCCTGCGGCGGGCGCCTGTACGCCATCGGCTCTCTGACGGGGGAGGACGCCATGGCCATCCAGAGCTACGACGCAGGCGCCGACCGCTGGGCCGTGGTCGGCTGCGGTCAGCTGCCGCCGTGGTCCTTCACGCCCAAAACGGTGACCCTCAAAAGCCTCATTTACTTCATCAG GGACGACTCCGCCGAGGTCGACGTTTACAACCCTCAGAAGAACAAATGGGACAAGATCAGCCCCATGACGCAG GTGCACGTCGGGGGCAGCGTGACGGTCCTGGGGGGCAAGCTGTTTGTCTCCGGGGGCTACGACAACACGTTTGAGCTGTCGGCCGTGGTGGAGGCCTACGACCCGGCCGCCCGCTCCTGGGCCCGGTCCGGCCGGCTGCCCCAGCCCACCTTCTGGCACGGCAGCGTCAGCATCTTCCGCCAGTTCATGCCGCTGGTGTCCAGCGCCCTGGAGcccgcccccccgcccgagTCGCACGCCGTTCACCTGCACCGGCACCACCGgcacaatcacaacaacaacctcaaccagaaccagaaccaggacgtGAACGCCCTCTGA
- the zbtb48 gene encoding telomere zinc finger-associated protein produces the protein MQHKLKRSSRMSGKVHAQRVLAALDQQRAVGNFCDALLNVGGGVVYLAHRNILACFSELVRQSNMSTTQSLEFCLQECPGDGLELLLDFVYSGELKLDPDNLDRVQGAAASLCVPEVLELCQRYKEASVDPKPLKRKRGRPRKSSSDPAHLCSVKDEDSPAVGEGGTGCDSVPAGSTSARTRCGRVVKGPRRLVTDETGAADIIVSKRPPPPVPPPVPPPVPENQSPDQPAGESQVGSAICNRRQNHGSGSRSGSMDLDPDPLNKKEAEGIRSDEDGGEPEGVAEDTDEEYVPPVTEPSPLSPSAVTGRKRTSRRPTERDDSGEVVEEDGRKDSVRCPVCHKSFKSKYYLKVHNRRHTGERPFGCLKCGKRYFRKENLRLHEIRDCSRVQTHTCLSCSSSFNGKEELLLHAVSHAGDLPHKCSTCPEQFMYKKGVALHMMKVHGYPKPHACAECPRTFLTRTELRVHGAAKHRGEKPFVCEECGHRASSRNGLQMHIKAIHRNERPFVCTLCGHAFSQKNNLTMHLRVHSGERPFQCHLCGKTFRTQASLDKHNRTHSGERPFGCDVCERRFTEKGALVRHKASKHEEGRPHCCHICGKTFKAKEQLRVHLRRHKGARKFECPDCGYKFTRQAHLRRHAQVHKRTENYNPRQRKLRNVVVQDADRRPGEKEDEDASPVAGRPGYDPEPAGVQGPADPVADPGLDSRCIGRVLIEETASNQNLGQLAPEVLEQTQLVAVAFESPMDMDAIVDHMSNQT, from the exons ATGCAGCATAAACTGAAACGCTCCAGCAGGATGTCTGGGAAGGTCCACGCGCAGCGTGTCCTGGCCGCCCtcgaccagcagagggcggtaGGGAACTTCTGTGACGCGCTGTTAAACGTGGGCGGCGGGGTGGTCTACCTGGCCCATCGCAACATCCTGGCCTGCTTCAGCGAACTGGTCCGGCAGTCCAACATGTCCACGACGCAGAGCCTTGAGTTCTGTCTCCAGGAGTGTCCCGGAGACGGCCTGGAGCTGCTCCTGGACTTCGTCTACAGCGGAGAGCTCAAACTGGACCCTGACAACTTGGACCGGGTGCAGGGCGCCGCAGCCAGCCTGTGTGTACCAGAGGTTCTGGAACTCTGTCAGCGGTACAAGGAAGCGTCCGTGGATCCGAAGCCTCTCAAACGTAAAAGAGGAAGGCCTCGGAAGTCTTCATCAGACCCGGCCCATCTGTGTTCGGTCAAGGACGAAGACTCACCTGCAGTCGGTGAAGGCGGGACCGGCTGTGATTCTGTTCCAGCCGGCTCCACCAGCGCCAGAACCCGCTGTGGTCGCGTTGTGAAGGGTCCCAGGAGACTGGTGACGGACGAGACCGGCGCCGCTGACATCATAGTCAGCAAGAGGCCCCCGCCCCCGGTCCCGCCCCCGGTCCCGCCCCCGGTCCCAGAGAACCAAAGCCCAGATCAGCCAGCCGGCGAAAGCCAGGTAGGGTCGGCTATCTGCAACCGGAGGCAGAACCATGGATCCGGATCACGGTCCGGATCCATGGACCTTGATCCGGATCC TCTAAATAAGAAA GAAGCAGAGGGAATACGGTCAGACGAGGACGGGGGGGAACCGGAAGGGGTCGCCGAGGACACGGATGAGGAGTACGTCCCCCCCGTTACAGAGCCCAGTCCTTTGTCCCCGTCCGCAGTGACGGGACGGAAGCGCACGTCCCGCCGTCCAACAGAGAGAGACGACAGCGGTGAGGTCGTGGAAGAAGACGGCAGGAAAGACTCGGTCAGGTGTCCCGTCTGTCACAAGTCCTTCAAGAGCAAATACTACCTGAAGGTCCACAACAG GCGCCACACGGGAGAGAGGCCCTTCGGCTGCCTGAAATGTGGGAAGCGGTACTTCAGGAAGGAGAACCTGCGGCTCCACGAGATCAGAGACTGTTCTCGAGTGCAG ACGCACACCTGcctgtcctgctcctccagcttcaacgggaaggaggagctgctcctgcACGCCGTGTCCCACGCCGGAGACCTGCCCCACAAG TGCTCCACCTGTCCGGAGCAGTTCATGTACAAGAAGGGCGTGGCGCTCCACATGATGAAGGTCCACGGCTACCCCAAACCGCACGCC TGTGCCGAGTGTCCCAGAACCTTCCTGACCCGGACCGAGCTACGCGTCCACGGGGCGGCCAAACATCGAGGAGAAAAGCCGTTTGTGTGCGAGGAGTGCGGCCACCGAGCGTCGAGTCGAAACGGCCTGCAGATGCACATCAAAGCCATCCACAG AAACGAGCGACCTTTCGTGTGCACGTTGTGCGGCCACGCCTTCTCCCAGAAGAACAACCTGACCATGCACCTGCGCGTCCACAGCGGCGAGCGGCCGTTCCAGTGCCACCTGTGTGGGAAGACCTTCAGGACGCAAG CCAGCCTGGACAAACACAACCGGACTCACAGCGGCGAGCGGCCGTTCGGCTGCGACGTCTGCGAGCGCCGCTTCACGGAGAAAGGCGCCCTCGTCCGCCACAAGGCCAGCAAGCACGAGGAGGGCCGCCCCCACTGCTGCCACATATGCGGGAAAACCTTCAAAG CGAAGGAGCAGCTCCGCGTTCACCTGCGCCGCCACAAGGGCGCGAGGAAGTTCGAGTGTCCCGACTGCGGCTACAAGTTCACCCGGCAG GCGCACCTGCGACGACACGCCCAGGTCCACAAACGCACGGAGAACTACAACCCGCGGCAGAGGAAGCTGAGGAACGTGGTCGTGCAGGACGCCGACCGGCGTCCGGGCGAGAAGGAAGACGAGGACGCCTCGCCGGTCGCAGGCCGGCCCGGTTACGACCCAGAACCCGCCGGCGTCCAGGGCCCCGCCGACCCGG TCGCCGACCCGGGCCTCGATTCTCGCTGCATAGGGAGGGTGTTGATTGAGGAGACGGCGTCCAACCAGAACCTGGGACAGCTGGCGCCGGAGGTCTTGGAGCAAACGCAGCTGGTCGCCGTGGCGTTCGAGTCGCCGATGGACATGGACGCAATCGTTGACCATATGTCCAATCAGACCTGA
- the nol9 gene encoding polynucleotide 5'-hydroxyl-kinase NOL9 has translation MKVKKDTQTKVHAKSQKWKNVRGRRCRAPLGPLDLKSSPVVVSLIQEHQTSVNRKPSVKRLAKTAKPVSDRAGLKSPDLRANGSSLFGMDNELEDPEDLEDWKEYSQSFCGNGLDASGGTDDGTPGRLEGESLHYCAARDDQRNHAVLVMQKDQTLCFYGTCSLTCLYGRVEVMGFTVDEGQESYPLFSPASHCPLTIRALQTCGRSSSAEASRVLRKHLPAASKKKLLKRIESNSSIVLLEPMEMPLTRFLASFPDLGKLFSPPASELMSAVLDTPLNGLGLTPLVGAIKGLNMTKSYRDALTTVVGACRGDVDGCAVIFVCGAKNVGKSTFVRTLVNTLLNHTTTVDYLEGDLGQTEFTPPGCLSLSTVTEPLLGPPFSHQRPSDHMIYYGRSSCESDVDRYLESLQSLWRRRSQNREVPVIINTMGWVKGFGFQLLVDLIRFFPVSHVIQLNHSGVSQCPALTPDFLRTAHGYRTHPPAQTALDEFTESHAPPRSYAHLDVQSEFQGVGRQGTSKHQRSNEHRDLSLLAYLSQLQPPDPGPVRPPHSLTPYQVPHTAVALGVIHCEVVPAHMLYAANASLVALCYLAEKVTSRGGPVLLSQAPICPCVGFGVLRGVDMERGLYLILTPVDPSVLRKVNCLLLGAISLPSCILTSQPGLKGEEPPYVTRDYSFELSGAGKLRVFKGLRRPGQMGM, from the exons ATGAAAGTTAAGAAAGACACGCAGACGAAGGTCCACGCCAAATCGCAGAAGTGGAAGAACGTGAGAGGAAGACGCTGCCGGGCTCCCCTCGGCCCTTTGGACCTGAAGTCCAGTCCGGTCGTGGTGAGCTTGATCCAGGAGCACCAGACGTCTGTGAACAGGAAGCCCTCCGTCAAGAGGCTCGCGAAGACGGCCAAGCCCGTCTCCGACCGGGCCGGGTTGAAGAGCCCCGACCTCCGGGCCAACGGAAGCTCGCTGTTTGGGATGGACAATGAGCTGGAGGACCCGGAGGACCTGGAGGACTGGAAGGAGTACTCCCAATCCTTCTGTGGGAACGGACTGGACGCGTCAGGTGGGACGGACGATGGGACTCCGGGTCGACTGGAGGGAGAGTCTCTGCATTACTGCGCAGCGAGGGACGATCAACGGAACCACGCGGTGCTCGTCATGCAGAAGGACCAG ACCTTGTGCTTCTACGGGACGTGCTCTCTGACCTGCCTGTACGGCCGGGTGGAGGTGATGGGCTTCACCGTGGACGAAGGACAGGAGTCCTACCCGCTCTTCTCGCCGGCCTCTCATTGTCCGCTGACCATCAGAGCGCTGCAGACCTGCGggcgcagcagcagcgcggAGGCGTCCCGCGTCCTCCGGAAGCACCTCCCAGCAG CTTCAAAGAAGAAATTGCTCAAAAGGATCGAGTCCAACTCCTCCATCGTCCTCCTGGAACCGATGGAGATGCCTCTGACCCGGTTCCTGGCCAGCTTTCCGGACCTCGGTAAATTGTTCAGCCCCCCAGCG AGTGAACTCATGTCTGCTGTTCTGGACACTCCGCTCAACGGTTTGGGTCTGACTCCCCTCGTCGGCGCCATCAAGGGCCTGAACATGACGAAGAGCTACAGAGACGCTCTGACGACGGTGGTCGGCGCCTGCAGAG GGGACGTGGACGGCTGCGCCGTTATCTTCGTCTGCGGTGCCAAGAACGTGGGCAAGTCGACGTTCGTCCGGACGCTCGTCAACACCTTATTGAACCA CACGACCACGGTGGACTACCTGGAAGGTGACCTGGGTCAGACGGAGTTCACCCCCCCCGGCTGCCTGTCCCTGTCCACGGTCACAGAGCCGCTGCTGG GCCCTCCGTTCTCACATCAGCGCCCGTCCGACCACATGATCTACTACGGCCGGTCGTCGTGCGAGTCGGACGTGGACCGCTACCTGGAGTCACTGCAGTCCTTGTGGCGCCGGCGTTCCCAGAACCGCGAGGTTCCGGTCATCATCAACACCATGggctgggtcaaag GATTTGGGTTTCAGCTCCTCGTGGACTTGATCCGGTTCTTCCCGGTCTCTCACGTCATCCAGTTAAACCACAGCGGCGTCTCCCAGTGCCCCGCCCTCACGCCAGACTTTCTCAGGACGGCACACGGCTACCGGACGCACCCGCCCGCCCAAACCGCGCTGGACGAGTTCACCGagagccacgccccccccaggaGCTACGCCCACCTGGACGTCCAGTCGGAGTTTCAGGGAGTGGGTCGCCAAGGAACCTC GAAGCACCAGCGCAGCAACGAGCACAGAGACCTGTCCCTGCTGGCCTACCTGAGTCAGCTGCAGCCCCCGGACCCCGGACCCGTGAGACCGCCGCACAGCCTCACCCCGTACCAG gtgcccCACACGGCGGTGGCTCTAGGTGTGATCCACTGTGAGGTCGTGCCCGCCCACATGCTCTACGCCGCCAACGCCAGCCTGGTGGCGCTGTGCTACCTGGCGGAGAAGGTGACCAGCAGGGGCGGCCCGGTTCTTCTGTCGCAGGCGCCCATCTGTCCGTGCGTGGGTTTCG GTGTGCTTCGGGGCGTGGACATGGAGCGGGGGCTGTACCTGATCCTCACACCTGTAGATCCCTCCGTCCTTCGGAAGGTCAACTGTCTCCTCCTGGGGGCCATCTCTCTGCCTTCCTGCATCCTCACCTCacag CCCGGCTtgaagggggaggagcctccCTACGTCACCAGAGACTACAGCTTTGAGCTGAGCGGCGCCGGAAAGCTGCGGGTCTTCAAGGGCCTGAGGAGACCCGGCCAGATGGGCatgtga
- the plekhg5b gene encoding pleckstrin homology domain-containing family G member 5: protein MRAGQSPFILTPGSEKAEPGSLGRREGGDPLGQARRRKNMTEFLGETNIPTQDALAQVGGSLPGVGAGPDSWKNRAASRFSVIFSSNAGPVGKESDRLEQLQSKLHSYSLLGLPKGPRLPRFHQDSWEEEEEEEEPNLAMEDSWQTLLDGSEALTRRQFHQQEALWELLHTEATYIRKLRVITDLFLCGLLNLQDGGLLTEVEPAKLFSNIRDIVRLHAALWTQVMLPVLEKARRARALLDPTDLQHGFRTFGSRFRPYVRYCMEEEACMEFMRTLLRDNELFRTYVTWGETHKQCNRLKLADMVAKPHQRLTKYPLLLKSVLKKTDQPAARDVLGSMVTAVEDFISSVDSQMRQRQERQKLAAISARIDSYEAVEGSGEEVEKILKEFNRFDLMAPMRGTSAEETRQLHLEGALRMKEGKDSRVEVYCFLFTDLLLIAKPVKRVEKVKIIRQPLLIHNVVCKELKDPGSFVLIYLNEFQSAVAAYTFQASSAPQGRSWIDAICSVQNQLQRLRAEEVQRQQPCREGEELEEEDEEEESSTSTTSSPCLRHKDQQDSSQSDGSTETLSVMDADEAGGRPQRPPSNLNLEDITETDSELTPVSERPEVPRPRPASPRGVPSESRQQAGADGEELDPQCRSLSMDSAYGSLLQPQPGQSEGEDTEEEEEEEEEEEEVTSLGSQLSVVQNSKPRRRPHVQPRLHRPQRLACLTLSRSEDNLLQRLHHKNAINHTNAEGPARRRRRDVDPSLLGHSRSLSELGQNCPERFCRDIDRSDDSLNAPVDPKRALSRHAGEGNDGETAPSACVGGNDAAAGGPEEASPKKKTSVARQHKKLTLAQLYRIRTTLVLNSTLTASEV, encoded by the exons ATGAGGGCGGGCCAGAGCCCCTTCATCCTCACCCCGGGCAGCGAGAAGGCGGAGCCGGGATCTCTGGGCCGCAGGGAGGGCGGCGACCCGCTG ggtcaggcCCGGCGGAGGAAGAACATGACGGAGTTCCTCGGTGAAACCAACATTCCCACGCAGGACGCCCTGGCGCAGGTGGGCGGCTCCTTGCCCGGCGTGGGAGCCGGGCCCGACAGCTGGAAGAACCGGGCCGCCAGCCGCTTCAGCGTCATCTTCAGCTCCAACGCCGGACCCGTCGGCAAG GAGTCGGACCGGCTGGAGCAGCTCCAGAGCAAACTGCACTCCTACTCCCTGCTCGGGCTCCCCAAGGGGCCGCGGCTGCCCCGCTTCCACCAGGActcctgggaggaggaggaggaggaggaggagcctaaCCTGGCCATGGAGGACAGCTGGCAGACGCTGCTGGACGGCTCGGAG GCGCTGACGAGGCGACAGTtccaccagcaggaggcgctgtgGGAGCTGCTGCACACGGAGGCCACCTACATCAGGAAGCTGCGAGTGATCACTGAT ctgttCCTCTGCGGCCTGCTCAACCTGCAGGACGGCGGGCTGCTGACGGAGGTGGAGCCCGCCAAGCTGTTCAGCAACATCCGGGACATCGTGCGCCTCCACGCGGCGCTGTGGACCCAGGTCATGCTGCCCGTCCTGGAGAAGGCCCGGCGGGCCCGGGCCCTGCTCGACCCGACCGACCTGCAGCACGGCTTCAGGACG TTCGGGTCCAGGTTCCGGCCCTACGTCCGGTActgcatggaggaggaggcctgCATGGAGTTCATGCGAACGCTCCTCAGGGACAACGAGCTCTTCAGGACCTACGTCACG TGGGGGGAGACACACAAGCAGTGCAACCGTCTGAAGCTGGCCGACATGGTGGCCAAGCCCCACCAGAGGCTGACCAAGTACccgctgctgctgaagagcGTCCTCAAGAAGACGGACCAGCCGGCGGCCCGGGACGTGCTCGGCAGCATG GTGACCGCCGTCGAGGACTTCATCAGCAGCGTGGACTCCCAGATGAGGCAGCGCCAGGAGCGGCAGAAGCTGGCCGCCATCTCAGCTCGCATCGACTCCTACGAGGCGGTGGAGGGCAGcggcgaggaggtggagaag ATCCTGAAGGAGTTTAACCGCTTCGACCTGATGGCGCCCATGAGGGGAACGTCGGCGGAGGAGACGCGGCAGCTGCACCTCGAGGGAGCGCTGAGGATGAAGGAGGGCAAAGACAGCCGG GTGGAGGTGTACTGCTTTCTGTTCACCGACCTGCTGCTCATCGCCAAACCGGTCAAACGGGTGGAGAAGGTGAAAATCATCCGGCAGCCCCTCCTCATCCACAACGTGGTCTGCAAGGAGCTGAAGGACCCGG GTTCGTTCGTCCTCATCTACCTCAATGAGTTTCAGAGCGCGGTGGCGGCCTACACCTTCCAGGCCAGCAGCGCCCCCCAGGGGCGGAGCTGGATCGATGCAATCTGCAGCGTGCAG AACCAGCTCCAGAGGCTCCGGGCCGAAGAGGTCCAACGGCAGCAGCCAtgcagggagggggaggagctagaggaggaagacgaggaagaggagagcagcaCCTCCACCACGAGCTCCCCGTGCCTGAGACACAAGGACCAGCAGGACTCCAG ccaatcagacggcTCCACTGAGACCCTGTCAGTGATGGACGCGGATGAAGCCGGCGGACGCCCGCAGCGCCCCCCCTCCAACCTGAACCTGGAGGACATCACCGAAACCGACTCTGAGCTGACCCCGGTGTCCGAGAGGCCCGAAGTCCCGCGTCCTCGGCCCGCCAGCCCCCGCGGGGTTCCCTCCGAGTCCCGTCAGCAGGCGGGGGCCGACGGCGAGGAGCTGGACCCCCAGTGTCGCTCCCTGTCCATGGACAGCGCCTACGGATCCCTCCTGCAGCCCCAGCCGGGACAAAGCGAAGgggaggacacggaggaggaggaggaggaggaggaggaggaagaggaagtgaccTCACTGGGGTCTCAGCTTTCAGTGGTCCAGAACTCCAAGCCTCGACGGCGGCCCCACGTTCAGCCACGCCTCCACCGTCCCCAGAGGCTGGCGTGCTTGACTTTGTCCCGCTCTGAGGACAACCTCCTGCAGCGTCTCCACCACAAAAACGCCATCAACCACACGAACGCTGAGGGGCCGGCCCGGCGCCGGCGTCGGGACGTGGACCCGTCGCTGCTGGGCCACAGTCGCAGCCTGTCAGAACTGGGCCAGAACTGCCCAGAGCGGTTCTGCAGAGACATCGACCGGTCCGACGACAGCTTGAACGCTCCCGTCGACCCAAAGAGGGCGCTGTCCAGGCACGCCGGCGAGGGCAACGACGGGGAAACAGCACCATCTGCCTGCGTAGGCGGGAACGACGCGGCCGCCGGCGGTCCAGAGGAGGCGTCGCCCAAAAAGAAGACATCGGTGGCGCGGCAGCACaagaagctaacgctagctcagCTGTACCGGATACGCACCACGCTGGTCCTCAACTCCACGCTCACCGCATC GGAGGTCTAA